In one Onychomys torridus unplaced genomic scaffold, mOncTor1.1, whole genome shotgun sequence genomic region, the following are encoded:
- the LOC118576300 gene encoding thymosin beta-10-like produces the protein MADKPDMGEIASFDKAKLKKTEKQEKNTLLTKETIEQEKRSEISKNPRLEDSPTPHRHLRDPLVMWRKSHKLHCEPGHSTGL, from the coding sequence ATGGCAGACAAGCCAGACATGGGGGAAATTGCCAGCTTCGATAAGGCCAAGCTGAAGAAAACTGAGAAGCAGGAGAAGAACACCCTCCTGACCAAAGAGACCATTGAACAAGAAAAGAGGAGTGAAATTTCCAAAAATCCTAGACTGGAGgattcccccaccccacaccgTCATCTCCGAGACCCCCTTGTGATGTGGAGGAAGAGCCACAAGCTCCACTGTGAACCCGGGCACTCCACAGGTCTCTGA